The genomic region ATTCTGAATCAACCCCTATTGAACCCTCTGACAGACCTGATCTGCTAAACCTCTAATCCGCAGATGATTTGGCAGCCATTATAAAGACATACTTAATATCCTCTAAAGCTCCTGCGCGTCCAGTGGAGGTCACCGTCAGAATGCTTTGGATGGTGGGGTATGGGGAGGAACAGCTGTGTTGCTGGGGTAGCAAGGGCAGATCACACATGCACTATCACCGGCCCACTCAGTGAAATTTCCTCCATTATCATGAAACGGTTATAAGAGAAACTGAAGCTGCTTGTTATACATTTCCTGGACAGATTTTTGGCAGAAACAGCTCAAAGGCCAGTGTTAAGACTGCTAAGTGGATTTTCATGGAGACATTTGGGCTACTCACCGAGAGGGGTAAAGGCTTTGGATGGTTCACTGGGCTTGGACGAGCCTATAGCATTAACTGCAAAGATCCGCACTTCATATGGCACTCCTTCAATCATCTTCTTGGGTTCGAATGATGTTTCTTTGATCAGATCAAAGTTCAGTCTCATCCATCTGGAgctctgtttcttctttctctcgATGAAGTAGCCTTTAAAGGGCCGCAGAACAGCTTGTCATTAAACTACTTCTGTTTAACATTTAAGTTGCGGGAATAATGAAAATGCCTAGTTACCTAATATTGGTGAGCTTCCATCATATTTTGGTGGTTCCCATGTCATGGAGCACCAATCACCGCCCACCACTGGAACCAAGGGGGCCTCCGGAGGGTCAGGGATGTCTGCAGACAACACAAGACCACGGCAACAGTTCAAGAGACTTCTAATTAATTCTTAacatagttttttgatttaagcAGTTTGTGAACACTTACCTACAACCTTGACCTTGACGCTGGCTGTTGCTTCACCAGCCTCATTCTGCAGGACTATCTTGTAGTTGCCTGTGTCCTCCCGCTCTGTTACATCAATTGTCAGGCTGGTCTGGTCGCCATACGTTTCAGCTCGCACACGATGGCCCGACTCAAGAATCACCTAAGGCAATTGAGACAAATATGTACATGTAAGTcttgaaagtgaaataaaagtcAAGGCTTCTGTCTTGAATAGAAATTGAATATACTTTTGGTTTAAGTCTAATCCTGGGATTTGTTAGCCAGGACCAAAAAAAATGGAATACTTTTAAACAGACAAAAGCTTACCCTTTCTCCCTTCATCCACACCACCCTGGGTGCTGGTTCTCCAGTAATGGGGATCTCCAGGCGAAGTTTGTTTCCTGCCACAATTGtcactgtgttgtctggaaAGTTCAAACTCTCCAAGTGCACCCTCGGTGGGTCTACAGAAAATCGAATCacacaattcaaataaaactatGTTCAGGTGTTCTTACTCAGTATGATGTCCAGATATAAACAGAGCATAGGTTGTGTACCAATGATGTGAATTTTGGCCGAGAGGCTTTGTGAATATCCCTCAGGCACAAAAGTGTAATCCCCTGTGTCATGAAGAGTGCTGGTTGCAACTTCAAGACGATGGACCCTGGAAAACCAAAATGAGGTTAGTAagcatttgtgtgaaattgatTTTGATTGAACATAACTTAACAGAGTTTCCATACTTATTTTTGTGTACGATGTTAATGCGGTCATTGGGCTGAACCAGCTGTCCATTCCTGTACCAACGACCTGCGACGTTGCCTGGGTAAATCTCACAGTGCAGATTGATGGGTTGCCCCAGCATCACCTTCATATCTTGCAAGTCCTGAAATATCTTCAGCGGTTTCACTGAAGAAAGGTTGCGAAACCGAATATAGCACAGTATTAAAACCGATTCCTCTGTAAAttacacagacagacataatGAATAAGTCACAGATGCTACATACAGTCAACATGTACGCGGGCCTCAGATGTGCCACCGGTAGCCATGATGGAGTATGTCCCAGTGTCCTCTCGGGAGGCGTCATCAATCACCaagaagtgtttttttccctcactCTTAACTCGGTATCTGGAGCGCACTCCGGTTGGAACCTCAACACCATTCTTCATCCTAAAGGAGGGAGAAGCATTTAAGATTAAACACTTACAGATGTCATGTATTGAACATCTTCATATAGACCTGTGTGCCATCAGATCACCAGATCATTAGTTGGGTttccagaaatgtaaatgttaggATTAGACATTTTAGGCCTGGCTGTAAACCGCCAGTAAATAGAGTATAAGAAGTAGAACTTGCACCCAGTCACGAAGAATTATCCCTGCTCTTCATTCCACATGAACCTTCTGAGATAAACATATTATTTCCTTTAACATTGTTTCTTTATTCTGGGAAACCCAtctcttgttttattctgcaaaaaaatgttgttaaaaaacatcttaaataagTCTTACCATTTGACCTGAGCACCTTCCTCTGACACTTCGCACTCCAGCTCAATCCTCTCGTTTACTGTGGTCTTCACCGGCTCGATGTTTTTCACTATCTTAACTGGCAACTCTATAAGAGAAGTATAGAACAAGAAATTAAACACGTTTATTATGAGAGTAAATACTAATTAGGTAAAATTGAAAAGATAATCAGGATACCTTTGACAAACAGCTCTGTGGCGCATTTCTCGTCTCCCGCAGCTACAGAGTAAGCTGCGTCATCATTCATGGAGCAGTTGTTTATGACCATTATCCTTTGTGTGCCCTTATGCTCAAAAATATACCTTAACAGGAAGTCCATTAGTCACACCACTGTTCACGTCAATTCAATACACAATACAGGTCCTaggataaaaatgtaatttattacaAGATTAATGTGAAGCAAAGACTGGGctatagaaataataaaaaatattcctAAAATCAAAACgtacagcagcaaaataaacatcattattttactCAGCATGCATCGAGTTCACTTCACAAACCCAAGGGTCAGGTTTGACAGAGGGATGGGATCACACCAAAGCACGGacatggagaaggagaagggagAATCAACTGTATGGATGGACTTACTTCCTTTGACTTAAGGTCAGCAGTGAGCCAGAGTGGTCCGGAGCAGTGTACAGGAAGTGATTATAATAGACAGGAAAGAGCATAATGATATGACACATAgattgacagacagacaaagacagagagacttCATGCCTGGGTGAATTTATGTCTTCAGCAAATAGTGTCAAAAGACATTAAGAGATTTCTTAATTTATGAAGTCTTGAGCCCTGGAGAAAATGCAACACGAcaccaaaaccagaaaaaatGGCAATAACCTCCCAAATGGCTTTAACTTTGCTTGGCTTGGATGGCCTAGACGTTTCACCTGAAATACTTTTATCTATCTGTATTcctaaaatatatgttttaggTTTCATACCTTATTATTAACCTCATCAGCTCAGAGTAATAAGCTATCCTATTAAAAGcactatattttattattataatataaagaTAGTCCCTATAGTCACTAACGCTATTCCCAAGGTCTAGAAAAACTCTCAGTAGGTCTGTCTAGTATTTTAAACATCCACATTTAATTAGTTACACAAATTACTGATATACTttcattgtaaaatgtaaataaaaatactaaaaccTACCCAATCATAGACTGTTGTTGTTACAGTGGTAATAACTTATTAAAGCACAGGACCTTTATAGACATTTACTTCTAAATTAAATTCAGCctatattaaatatattccaAACCAGACTTGGTTAAAGACCTGTGAAGGAGGTATCATCTTTTTCCTGTACAGATGAGGACATATATAGTAGTGAATGGCAATTAACTACACAAGTTGGAGAATACACTGCATTTACACCCAAATGTGGCTCTGGGGTCTTTAACTTTATATACATCCCTGTGATTGTGAATGTTCATAATAAAGTGTCTCATGCTGTTCGGGGACTGATTAGAgccacatttgttttattgttggatAGCACTGGTGCACTGTAGAGTGGGCTGGACATGAGAAAGATGCGTTGTAAAACTCTGATAGTTGTAAAGGAAACATCAGAAATACTTATTAAGTCATCTCTGGttataataaaagtatttatgtGGGGATATGTGTAAAATGCTCAAGTAAAGTGAATGaaaagtgtaaaatgtgaaCCATTGTGCTTTTGAGTGCTGACAAAACATTAcgcaaaaacacataaaatcaGAAAACTGGTGCAGAAAGGCGATGTCACAAATTGAAacgcatttttaaaaacatgcgTTTCATTTGTGCTCTGTTGAAGAGGACAAGACATAGAAAAATGCTGTAGAAAAAAATGTGACATACTTTGGACTGGGTCTGATTTCCTGTCCGTTCTTATACCACTTCAGCTCAACTGTGGGGTCAGCCAGATCAACCACCAAGCGGATCTTTCCACCCTTATCTGCCTGATAAGCTGGATCAAGTTTCTTGGCAAAAGCTTTGAAAAGATGAAACAAAggtcacaaaaaaacaagatcaaTATCCCGTGTTGACCTGAAGACTTATAATCACTAAAGGTGCActtcaaaaatgtcaaagacACTGATTTACCTTcgcttttcttctcctctcttggGATCTTCTTCATCCTTTTCAGCAGACCCCTCAGATCTGTGATGCCATACATGAAGGCAATCTTCTCATACTGATCTGGCCGGGCGTTCTTCAGGATCTCCCACACATCAACGTCTGGACCTTCATCCTGCTGTTTGGGCTCCCTAGTGGTGCCGGATACGATGGAACGATGTGAGGTTTCGGAGTCATAGGTGGTTTTCGCAACGTGTCCTGAGGAACTACTTGATAACATCTCGACTAGACGTCGTTtaagcattttttaaagctttacaATCACTGCTTATTCGATGTATCCTGATTCCTGCCCTGCATATCCTATTTCGTTCCTCGGGACATGTCACACAAAGGGATGGGCATGGTGAGCTATCAATCTGTGTGTTGAGGTTGTCTCTGCAGTCAAATGTTAACTGtaacatgaaacacaggggtGCCCTCAACATTACTGAGAAGGACTGGGGGGTTAATTGAGTTTGCTTGTGGCCTTTCGTATGTCTATTGACCAGGATTATTTTGGAAGTGTGCAAGGTAGAAAGATAGCAAACATTGGGAGGAATTACAATCAGGGGACTAGTTATCGTTCTGAGGTCAGTGACTTGGTTAAATGCACCACCAGCAGTACATcaagtatacagtatgtttgttttttggggggagatttgaaaaaaaccctAGAGGGGAAGATAGATTTTTTACACTCAGCAGATGTTCTTATTGTTATAATATTGTAACATGTAGGGTTGCCAATAAATCCACAATTATGATCGTAAAATGGCTTTTTAAGGTTTCTAGCATGCATCAAGGGATGAAAGGGAAATGGGAACTATATTAAGGAGGAACTTTGAGGTGGGTTCTTTTAGTTTGGTCAACAGACTTCACAGTAAGTGTGGAAGATGAAACAAGTGTTGTGTGATTAAATTAGCACACAAGGGCAGACACAGATTAGTTATCAGATCAAATATTTGGTTCTATTCGGCTGTGTCATTCCACTTCTTGTAATGCTAAACTCTTTTGAGATATAACATGATGGAGCATGCAGGGATTTAGGGGAAACCTACAACAACGTTTCTTAATGCTCATTTTAACATCTTTCATTTTGCTCTTATGAACTGGCCCAtccctttgttttttgttggtttgagTGATCACTTCAGAACTGCACTGACACAGTTAGTCTATGATATTAAAGATGTTAAAGTTGTGAGATCAAAGTTAATTGATATGCCGCCCTAAACATGAGTGTATCAATTAGTTTACATAAAGAACATTCAGACAGCCTTTTCTTTCGTAGACATTTTCCCAAATGTCCGAAAGATTGGAGGTGAATAGCGTCAATATTATTCCATTCtatgtttgtatttcttatctgtttattttcaggCAATTATGTAGAAAGCTGAAATAAACATCGTGGTTTGCCTTATATTTCTAAGTTGAAATAAGACGACAATGTAGAGATAACACTATTCTACAGCATCATTTCTCTATGGCCCACTAGCACATCATTAATGATCCAAAATGGTGCACTGTGCCTCATAAAGGTGGTGTTTGACTTCATGGCTTGATGAAGATCTGTTACCGCAGGTTCTTTATGATGCAAGGCCCATTTCCATCATTTCTGATTGCTGACAGAGGGGTTAGGAATGTTGCCTTCAAATGAAGTGTTACCGTACTACAGTAGGCCAACACTCTTGCTCGTCCAATTCCTAGAGCTACATGTCATGCTGGGGACTCTACAGGATTACAGTACTCACCCGCAGTAAGGTCTAATCGTTTTAAAATCTATGATTTTCTCTCTACTAACCTTTGATTTCTGAATATGTAGgggagaagaagagacaagCCCAAAATAAATGGATAATTTCGCTGGTGAACATTGTCACTGCTTAGGAGTATTTGTACTTAACCTTAAACGTTGCGATGTCTAATCTGAAATGTGCATGATATGGTGTTTATTTTGAGTCACCACGGTAGCTTCTGTAAACCAGAGGTTTTCAAACTGTATGGTGTACCTTCATAACTTTGCACCCCTTCTTAAAGTCAAAACTCAGACAAATCAGACTACACTGTATATGTGTCTATTAATCAGCTTAgaaatcataaaataaagactCCTTTAGAATCCAGAATGTAATCCAGTAGTAGCTGTCTGTACTTGTCATTGCATTGCAAACAGCAACTCTATAAAAAATGTGGCCATTGACTTATATCTAAAATAGCAGTATCAGTATTGAAAGGGATGGTGTGTAGTTGTTCCCAAAGTGTTTGACTTTGAAAACCGCAGGTAAGCTTTAATGTACCATATGTAGAAATGTACCTGCCACAAATAAAGTAGcttaatataaatcaaaatgactaaatatttgaaagaaagacaaaaaaaagcacattgaaAAAGTGCTTGTAATCCACTCAGGGTCGGGATGTGATTCTCACCTATGTTTAAGGAGGCCACTAAAGTCAAGCTCCCCTGCATCTTCTTGTCCTTCACTGCTGTTGTTACCAAGGAGAGATTAATAAAGATTTAATCAGAGTTGAACAGTTGCAGGCACTAGAAAACAATGCTAAAATAGCAGCACAAAGCAACAGCTCTGACTTCAATCGATGCATTAGCTCCACGCTAACACCTGATTCATGCTTACACAAAACCACTTTTTTAGTCTTTCTTGATGAAAACTTCAAATAAGGTGTTTTGTATAAGACACTTCAAGAGCGGTCCCAGGCAATATTGCTACAGTCTTTCTGCAATGTTAAAGCGACATTACTTAGCAGCAACATTGTGAAACTGGGATGCTTTGTATTGCTTTCCAGACACATTGTTTAGAGGGAGATTTAAAATGCAAGAGTTGGCCTTTAATTACAACTTGAGTTGTAATGACCTTCGAGAAGGGTTAAGGACATTATTACAACCGTCCTGTCACACTTAGAAGGCGTACAAAAAGAGCATTTATTAGTATTAATCTTGCttcctgaaataaataattagtTAAGGTATTTGaagtgaaaaaaatgaaatactgtactgTTGCATACTGAATTCGTAATGGTTTTGGTTGAAAGTTATTTCGTTACCTTCTTTTGAAAGCTGATCGGATATCAAGACTCTGTGAGCCCTGTTCAGTTTCTGTAAGACAGTAACAACACACCTGCTAGTCTGTACTTTGTTGAcatattacaataaatataatggACTTTGATGCTTGAACAAACCTTTAACTTCCAAGTCAAAGCAACAGCTGTCAAACTTGTCCTTGTAGGTGACTTCGCACCTGTAGTTTCCTGCATAGTTGTCTTTGGCCTTGATGATGTGCATCTCAAATGTGTGAATCTGTCAGGGAGTGATATTTAAGAACGGTTTTAAAAGAATCTACTGTCAGATCGAGTTGGGATAGATTGAGGTCTTGTTGTACAATACCTTGGTCAACCGTTCAAAGGTCTCTTTCAGCTGTAGGTGCTTTCCTGTCTTGCTTGCAAGATCCATCCATTTTCCTTTGAACCACTTGATAGTGGGTTTGCGGAGAAGATCTTTGGCCTCTACCTTGGCAACAAAGGTGATGTCTCCACCTtaagacaaagaaaatataatatcattacagagaaaaaagtttCCAACAATCCAATTTTCAAATGAGTAATTATCAACGTCACACTGAGAGGCACTATTTTGAGCTCTCAATGTATCTCTTTATTGTGACATTCAGATCCATACAGGGCCTTTGGCCCCTCTGGAAGTCTTCTCTCAAAATGTTATGCTATGTCGCTTATTGGCTTTATTCCAGACATCAATACCACAGTCATATCTGTCATTTCAGGATGTTTAAGATAGAGCCAGTAGTCAAtaagtttagcttagcataacaacTGGACAGGCTATATCACCAAAGCATTGAATAACTATGATAACCTTCTCTGCTCAGGTAAACATTAGTCCACTTCATCTTTACATAGCAAATATGTGTTTGCTGATGTATTGATGCCCTGAATGTCTTTAAAGAGAACCTCTAACTCTTTGTGCGGTCACTCACCCACAGGGACAGTGGCACTATGGGGACTCTCTATCAGCAGGGTCGACCGTGGAGGGCTGTCAATAGGCTTGTCCGGGTCGTCTGGGCCCTGGCCGTCTCCCAGAGACCACACTGCTCAGttaggagaaacacacacatgacacaGTGCTCTCCAAACTCATTGTGCTAGGAAGAAATAAAGCAGTACAGTTGAGGTTGGAGTTAATACACCCACCTTTTACTTGGATCTGAAAGTCTTACCAGTACAAAGGtatacagacagacacattttctcACTTTCAGCCACCAGACCTTATACACCAGCAGAATATAAGCTCTTTGCAACATGGAAAGCATGAAACGGACATtatgaaacacagaaatgtcATCTAATTAGCAAGACAGATCACATTTGTTGGACATTTTcagctaaataaatgttttatgtaaattCCGCTTTCTCCTGATACATTCTCCAATCTCCGTTGCAATGGGATAAATGTGGATGAATCCCACTGTTGCTGAATACTTGCTGTCTGGATCTAGTTGAAGTTAACGTTGGCTGTCTTCACCATTGGCAAATTGTTTATCCTTCATCCTGATGAAAAAGTTGTAATTTTCCAAATGCCACATCATGTCCTCTATGAATCAATAGAAGACTGAGAGAGTTGAGGGTATGATAATCCAGGAAGATAGTCTTTTTAATTTTGCTCGCCATCTTGTTAAGACAAATGAACCTGCTGATGATTATGCTAAACGACTGGAAAGACTCCATTTGCCAAGCCACAAGAGAAAAACTGGTTGGACCAATGGGAATTTCTTGGTACCGGTCTAACTTCCTCTTGGGGTGAATGAGAAGGTGAACATAATTACGATAAGAGTCTTTTTTGGCTACCACTTTATTACCTGAGTCTTTTCTCCCCATGGCGGGCACAGGGACGCTATCATctaaacaaagacagagacaaatTTACAGCATATTATAAGGAATAgtactgtaaagtccactgaagcatcacacactcacaaagagTCAAACCAACAAGTAATTAAAGATTTTCAAGCATTGCTCCAAGGAATTCTGAATCAAAGctatgatttaaataataaatgttatgcTATTTGTTTTCCATAAACCTAAGTATTGAATATGGATTAATAAGTGATTGCAAAACCTAAACGTATAAttgaccttaaaaaaaaatggatgtaTGTTAATAAGTTAGtaagaacattttgaacataATGTTTTTCATTGAAAGGCTAActtccaaacacacagaaatatctAAACATGTCTCTAACATGTTTCTCGAATCAGAAAAGTAAATCTGATTTAGAGTCTACAGGTTTCAGAGGTACTAAAAAGGTTGAATCATTTAACAGAGGGATCTTACTAGGCAGCTCAATTGAGAGTTTCTTGAGAGAATTGGCATCCTCTGCggaaaaaacacagttttgatTGAAATTAATGAGGATAAATTAAACTACTTTAAGTGGTTTGATGAATATATCCCGTCTACACCAGTGTGGGTTTGACCTGGATAATTGCCATTGAACATAAGCTCAGAGAAGCAGCAGTCCGATTGTCTTCATTTTGACACTAACCGAAAGTACATTTTCCAAACAATCCAACGCTGTCCTTGAAAggcttttcttttgtaaaaccaaaataatCTGTTGAATTCAATCGTAAAACGAAAATCTTTTGCTTTGCGTATAagccacacaaaacacaaattgaTACTTTATCAGAAGTTTTGGTGAAGTTTTGGTCAACAATATAAAACTGCCCTTTGACAacatatgcaaacacatttagaaGTATTCATTTTTAGTAGATAGACTTTTAAACCATATTGAACAATAATTTCCATGTGTATTAATATGCATATACACATTTAGCAACCATGTATGTATTTTCTATGCATAAAATATACATGTGAAATGTGCTTTTCACATCCATACCTTTATTTGATATGAGTAAATAAAGGTTGATGTGCTTGTAGGAGTgcatgtaaaaacaacacattactACATGTTTGTTAGTGCACAGGGTGCTGATGATATCCGAATATTAACAAATTTGACATAAAAGTACCGTACATAGGAATACATACAGTTTTAACCGTGGAGTTGATTTGAGTAACTGCCTTATTGTTATTAGATTTTGTTACcttagaagaaaaataaaatactaaccAATAGCTGTAAAGCTGAAATGCACATTAACaccaaaaaacaatattgttgGATTCAATTGAATTAGCTATTTTTAAATTGCCATGATATAGTTTATCAACTAAGATACCCATAGCATGTGATTCAACTTTAAACAGCTTTAGCAGACCGCTCAAAATGTTGTGATGGGAGTTGATTTGATCCTGAGGAAGTAGTTATGGTTTTATGCGTACCAACCTGCATGGGGTGTTGGGGATGGGGTAgtggctgcagcagcatcatcaTCTGCAATAAAAGTGTCATTGACAAATAGACCCACCTATTAAAAAGCTCCAAATCCATCACCGCCAGACCAAAAGGAAAAAGACTAAAAGGCCTATAAGGCTGTTGATAACATGCGAGACAAGTCTTTAAATGGAGCATGACATGCAGCTCCTAGACAGGAACACTGGGTGAAAAATATCAACCTATTTTACCTTAACTACTCCGTcttaaagataaaacaatgtAGGAGCATGAGCATTAATGCTCATTACTGAAACTTTTCAAGCGGCCAAAGCAAATAACGAAGCTGTTTAGCAATGTTGCACACAGACAACACATcttaaaaacatcacattttaagcAGCAGATGCTACCAACATTCACAAAAAATGCTCATGACCAAGCCAACAAAAGCATGACATCATCTTTATCTTCAATTAGTCTCAGGATTTGTACTTGAGCTGAAACTTTTCTCTTAAAATTCATTAATTCATACTAGCCTGAAGATACTACATTGACAAAACTGCTGCTGAAAGCAGCTGGCCGCCTTATCAACACTGTCTTAGTGTATTTAAAGAATCACTTTCCATAAAAATGCCAAGTcaatactttattttgtattcttatttattGGTACACATTTGTTCCTATTTATTTAGATATCTGGAAACTGAGAAACTGAGGCATAAAactgttgattgtgtctaacatatgtatatattacttaggttttttttgtatacccctttttaccccccctttttttctatgctcttatctttttatgttatat from Eleginops maclovinus isolate JMC-PN-2008 ecotype Puerto Natales chromosome 17, JC_Emac_rtc_rv5, whole genome shotgun sequence harbors:
- the mybpc1 gene encoding myosin-binding protein C, slow-type isoform X2 encodes the protein MPEPTKKDEMPNGQPEESVAPESNGAMPQPEISLEVSPPPDDDAAAATTPSPTPHAEDANSLKKLSIELPNDSVPVPAMGRKDSVWSLGDGQGPDDPDKPIDSPPRSTLLIESPHSATVPVGGDITFVAKVEAKDLLRKPTIKWFKGKWMDLASKTGKHLQLKETFERLTKIHTFEMHIIKAKDNYAGNYRCEVTYKDKFDSCCFDLEVKETEQGSQSLDIRSAFKRSSEGQEDAGELDFSGLLKHREPKQQDEGPDVDVWEILKNARPDQYEKIAFMYGITDLRGLLKRMKKIPREEKKSEAFAKKLDPAYQADKGGKIRLVVDLADPTVELKWYKNGQEIRPSPKYIFEHKGTQRIMVINNCSMNDDAAYSVAAGDEKCATELFVKELPVKIVKNIEPVKTTVNERIELECEVSEEGAQVKWMKNGVEVPTGVRSRYRVKSEGKKHFLVIDDASREDTGTYSIMATGGTSEARVHVDLKPLKIFQDLQDMKVMLGQPINLHCEIYPGNVAGRWYRNGQLVQPNDRINIVHKNKVHRLEVATSTLHDTGDYTFVPEGYSQSLSAKIHIIDPPRVHLESLNFPDNTVTIVAGNKLRLEIPITGEPAPRVVWMKGERVILESGHRVRAETYGDQTSLTIDVTEREDTGNYKIVLQNEAGEATASVKVKVVDIPDPPEAPLVPVVGGDWCSMTWEPPKYDGSSPILGYFIERKKKQSSRWMRLNFDLIKETSFEPKKMIEGVPYEVRIFAVNAIGSSKPSEPSKAFTPLAVTSEPTMLVVDDVTDTTVTVKWRPPETIGAAGLDGYLVEYCVEGTNDWVVSNKELTEKTKYTITGLTPGCRILVRVKAINAAGASAPRTLQHHVMVKEVIEPPKIRVPRHLKQTYTRRVGEAVNLVVPFMGKPRPKVNWLKEGQPIEPTHVNIRNTDCDSIIFIRKAERSHSGKYEMTVQVENHVDTAILDIQVVDLPGPPHSVTIEDVWGGNVALVWTPPKDNGNALITGYTIQKADKKTMEWFTCIEHYHRTCITITELVVGNEYFFRIFAENMCGLSETATQTKKSALIVKEGMQVKTHEFTDHDFMEAPKFTQPLINTFAIAGYNATLNCSVRANPRAKVIWMKNKITILDDPRYRMFSNQGVCTLEIRKPSPYDGGMYTCKAVNDLGEAQVDCKLEIKVQTQEL
- the mybpc1 gene encoding myosin-binding protein C, slow-type isoform X3 translates to MPLPEITLEVSPPPDDDAAAATTPSPTPHAEDANSLKKLSIELPNDSVPVPAMGRKDSVWSLGDGQGPDDPDKPIDSPPRSTLLIESPHSATVPVGGDITFVAKVEAKDLLRKPTIKWFKGKWMDLASKTGKHLQLKETFERLTKIHTFEMHIIKAKDNYAGNYRCEVTYKDKFDSCCFDLEVKETEQGSQSLDIRSAFKRSSEGQEDAGELDFSGLLKHREPKQQDEGPDVDVWEILKNARPDQYEKIAFMYGITDLRGLLKRMKKIPREEKKSEAFAKKLDPAYQADKGGKIRLVVDLADPTVELKWYKNGQEIRPSPKYIFEHKGTQRIMVINNCSMNDDAAYSVAAGDEKCATELFVKELPVKIVKNIEPVKTTVNERIELECEVSEEGAQVKWMKNGVEVPTGVRSRYRVKSEGKKHFLVIDDASREDTGTYSIMATGGTSEARVHVDLKPLKIFQDLQDMKVMLGQPINLHCEIYPGNVAGRWYRNGQLVQPNDRINIVHKNKVHRLEVATSTLHDTGDYTFVPEGYSQSLSAKIHIIDPPRVHLESLNFPDNTVTIVAGNKLRLEIPITGEPAPRVVWMKGERVILESGHRVRAETYGDQTSLTIDVTEREDTGNYKIVLQNEAGEATASVKVKVVDIPDPPEAPLVPVVGGDWCSMTWEPPKYDGSSPILGYFIERKKKQSSRWMRLNFDLIKETSFEPKKMIEGVPYEVRIFAVNAIGSSKPSEPSKAFTPLAVTSEPTMLVVDDVTDTTVTVKWRPPETIGAAGLDGYLVEYCVEGTNDWVVSNKELTEKTKYTITGLTPGCRILVRVKAINAAGASAPRTLQHHVMVKEVIEPPKIRVPRHLKQTYTRRVGEAVNLVVPFMGKPRPKVNWLKEGQPIEPTHVNIRNTDCDSIIFIRKAERSHSGKYEMTVQVENHVDTAILDIQVVDLPGPPHSVTIEDVWGGNVALVWTPPKDNGNALITGYTIQKADKKTMEWFTCIEHYHRTCITITELVVGNEYFFRIFAENMCGLSETATQTKKSALIVKEGMQVKTHEFTDHDFMEAPKFTQPLINTFAIAGYNATLNCSVRANPRAKVIWMKNKITILDDPRYRMFSNQGVCTLEIRKPSPYDGGMYTCKAVNDLGEAQVDCKLEIKGGFTFFELMQRGVPLHLIDKYMNEKVVEPEK